A segment of the Solanum lycopersicum chromosome 9, SLM_r2.1 genome:
CATCTGGGGGTTCTGTTGTTTCATCAATGATCTGGGGAGACCTCTTTTGTGCTAGTTCTATTCTTTTTCCAGGAGAGTTAGTCACTTCTTTGTTTTTTATTCGCCTTTTTTCCTTTCCTTGCTTTCGCCTCTAGTTTCAGTGCTATTCTCGTTTTTGGTTTGAGCTCCATCCTTTTGCATCTGTGTACATTCCCCTTCCCTGTTACTGATTTTATCATAGTCTGTCTCCTCTATGTAATTGTTGTTGTCATCTACATTAGTAATAGGTTGCTTTGCTATCTGATTACCGACATGCTCACAGTTCAAATCATCAGGTTCATGAGTTACCAACTCAAGATGAAGGTttgtgaaaataattttctcattGTCAacagatttttctttttgatgaaTGTTTTCCACTCTTTTCTCAGTGTTTTCAACCATAGTATGGTTATTTTTCCTTGTATCATTTCCCTCACTAATGTTGGTACTATTTTCTGCTACCACAATTTTCTTTGATTGCTCACCCTCCACAAGTTCCACAGACTCACTAGGTTCAACATCTTCAACAGTTTCAGTTCTCAGCTGCCCATCATTGTGCTTCTTTCTTCTGCCTCTTTTGATGCTAGATATAGTTGGTTTAAACATAAACTTGCTCCTCTTTTTTGgaaccttcttcttcttcttcttgcttCTGATTTTGCCCGTGATCTCACAAAGTTTCTTTGCTAAAGTTTGCTCCTCATCAGAATTTTTTTGCTCTTCTTGTATACTCTCAACCTTGCTAGTATCCTCCTCATCAGATTTTTTTGATCTTCTTGTATAATATCAACCTTGCTAGTATCCTCCTCATCAGATTTTTTGTGGCGCTTCTTGTA
Coding sequences within it:
- the LOC138338565 gene encoding uncharacterized protein, with the translated sequence MAEVRVEVDLLKPQPNTVWVGFEDDKCPLRGFNQKLEYKNIPKYCKHYRKMGHNVMNCWILEKIKSNDKKGSVLKENQADVNLENSEKGTSKFEIDTSKVESIQEEQKNSDEEQTLAKKLCEITGKIRSKKKKKKVPKKRSKFMFKPTISSIKRGRRKKHNDGQLRTETVEDVEPSESVELVEGEQSKKIVVAENSTNISEGNDTRKNNHTMVENTEKRVENIHQKEKSVDNEKIIFTNLHLELVTHEPDDLNCEHVGNQIAKQPITNVDDNNNYIEETDYDKISNREGECTQMQKDGAQTKNENSTETRGESKERKKGE